The nucleotide window TCCGCCGTCTTCCAGCATAGCGTCTTAGACCTAGCGTACGAAGTAACCCTCGCTGCTGTTGGCAGCTTGGACTTAAGGTACTTAAGGGCCTCGACTAGCCTCTCCGTCCTCATTATCGGCGTATCGGCGTCCTGTATGAACACGGTCCTGCCGCCAGCTGCAGCCCAGTCGAGTAGTATCCTAAGCCAGGGGTTGAGGGCTAGCGAAGGGTCTAGGCTGAAGAGGCTTAAGATAAGCCTCCCGCCCACCTCTCCGTTGAAGCCGAGCTCGCGGGAGAGGTAGCGTAGCTCCATTAAGCCGAGCTCCACTGAGTCTATGTCGGCCGTTATTTCGTCGAGAGGCCTAATCTGAAAAGGCTGGCGGTTGTAGGGAAGGCCGTAGCAGAAGGTGCACTTGGACCATGGACAGCTCCTGGTGAAGCGTAGTAGCAAGGAGCAGGCGCCCCCTTCGCTCGGAGGCCTAATCGGCCCTACCTCAAACCTAATGTTCTTGAGGAGGTTGAGGGAGCTCTGAAGCGCCCCCGCCATCAAAGCCGTAGGACGCTCAGTCTCTCTTTAAGCCTTTTGCGGGCTTGAGGAGTGTAGCTTCCTCAAGACGCCTCGTAACTATGCCGCCGTCCCCAGCGCCGCGCGTGACGTCGAGGCGCCGGACAGCCCTGCTTGGTTTGCTCTAGAGGAGCGCGAGGTACTAAGCGTAGGCTGCCGACGGCTGCGGCTTAACGGTGGGCGCAAAGTATTTTAGCTTACTTGGCCCTACTGAGGCTGGGTCGCCGTGATAGATAGGAGGTTGATAGACAGAGTAGTAGATGAGTACGATGAGCGCAACCTTAGGATCGGGGTCTTGGGCTCCCACTCGGCGCTAGAGGTAGCCTATGGAGCTAAGCAAGAGGGCTTTGAGACCGTCGTCGTTTGTCAAAGAGGGCGCGAGAAGACATACGTTAAGCACTACCGTGCGCTCTTCGACTACGTAATCCTGCTAGATAGGTTCGCGGACATCGTGCAGGAGGAGAATCAGGAGAGGATGCGTGAGCTAAATACAGTGTTCGTTCCCAATCGCTCCTTCTCAGTCTACGTTGGCTACTTAAACATCGAGGAGAAGTTCGCGGTGCCGATAATGGGGAACCGCTTCATGCTCAAGATTGAGGAGAGGGACGTCCCTAGGAACCAGTACTACCTCTTAGAGAAGGCTGGTATCAAGACGCCTAAGGTGTTTAGGTCGCCGGACGAGATAGACCGCCTAGTCATAGTAAAGGTCCAGGAGAAGAGGCGTGCTGTTGAGAGGGCCTTCTTTTTCGCCTCGTCGCCGGAGGAGTTTAGGAGAAAGGCGAAGGAGCGCGTGGAGAAGGGGGTCATAGACCAAGAGGCCTTGGAGAGAGGGGTCATAGAGGAGTACGTGGTGGGCGCTAAATTTAACGCAAACTTCTTCTGGTCCCCTCTAACTGACGAGCTAGACTTGCTAGGCTTCGATCAGCGAATACAGACTGACCTAGACGGAGTCTTAGACCTCCCAGCTCAGGAGCAGCTCGAGCTAGGGATAATCGCGCAGAACATCGAGATCGGCCACGTAGGCGTCACTATGAGGGAGAGCCAGCTAGAGAAAGTCTTTGAGGCGGGGGAGAGGTTCGTCGAGGTCTGTAAGGAAGAGTATCCGCCTGGGATAATAGGGCTCTTCGCCCTCCAGGGAGCAGTCACTAAGGACCTTGAGTTCTACGTCTTCGACGTAAGCCCGCGCATGCCTGGGTGCCCGTGCGTAGGACCAACTTCTCCATACACTAGGTACAAGTACGGCGCAGAAGTTGGACCGGGTAGGAGGGTAGCCATGGAGGTGAAGCGTGCCGCTAAGGAGGGTAGGCTGAGGGACATCGTGACTTGATTACTCGCGAGGAGATAGCTCAGCTAATAGCTAAGTACGACTTAAGGAGGCTGGCGATAGGCACTATAGGCTCCCACTCAGCCCTTAGCATATTTAAGGGGGCGAAGGAGGAAGGCTTCAGGACCGTCTGTGTATGCAGGGAGCGCGACGTAATAGTCTACAGGAAGTTCCCACTGGCCGACGAGCTGGTGATCGTAGACGGCTTCACTGAGCTGCTGGACGACGAGGTCCAGGAGAAGTTGAGGGAGCTTAACACAATATTGATCCCGCACGGCTCGTTTACTGCTTACTTAAGCATGGAGGAGCTCACGGACCGCCTCTACGTACCGATGTTCGGAAACAGGGAGCTCCTTAAATGGGAGGTCGACCGCGAGAAACAGGCTGAGTGGCTTAGGAGGGCTGGGCTCAGGCTGCCCAAGATCTTTAAGCGCCCCAGCGACATAAGCGGCCTAGCCATAGTCAAGCTCCCGGGGGCAAGGGGTGGGAGGGGCTACTTCTTAGCAAGCTCGCCAGAGGACTTTTACCGAAAGGCCGGGGAGATGGTCTCCCGGGGCTTAATTACTGAGGACGACGTCGAGCGAGTACAGATACAGGAGTACGTCTTAGGCGCGAACGTCTACCTCCACTACTTCTCGTCTACCATGAACGACGCGGTCGAGTTCCTAGGGGTGGATAAACGCTATGAGTCTACCGTGGACGCCATAGGGAGGGTGCCGGCGGCGGAGCAGCTAAAGATAGGCTTAAGCCCAACTTACACGGTCGTCGGCAACATCCCGCTCACCATACGCGAGTCGCTACTGCCAGAGGTGCTGCGCATGGGGGACGACGTACAGAGGGTAGCGAAGGAACTAGCTCCGCCGGGCATAATAGGCCCGTTCTGCCTAGAGACAGTGATCACAGACTCCCTCGAGATCTACACCTTCGAGATCTCAGCGCGCATCGTAGCTGGGATGAACGTCTGGATCGATACCTCTCCCTACACCTACCTAAGATACGGCGAGGGTATGTGGGCGGGGAGGCGTATCGCTAGAGAGGTTAGGCAGGCGGTTGAGCATGATAAGCTAGGCGAAGTAGTCTACTAAGGCTTAGCCGATAGCCCTATGGGGCCTCGGCCTCCGGCCGTCCTACGGGCGCTCGGGGTGGGCGCGCTACGGCCCAAGGCACTAAGGCCGCTCAGCGCTCCCTAAGCACGCGGCGGCGAGTAGCTATGGCGACGCGCCCCTCGCCTTAGCGAATAGGCTCTTCGTAAGCGCGGGGCTCAGCTACGCTCCTTAACGTCACGCCTCTCTAAGCCCAGGCCGCCTCAAAGGCTCCCTTAGCATTCTCAAGACCTCTTCGTCGCCCAGGTCCCTCCACTCGACGTAAGCGTCTGCTACCGCGTAGAACGGCCCTCCCCTAACGTTAAGGGCTACGAGCAAGTCTACGCTCGGTAGCAGCAGGTCGATGGCGGAGGTGGAGGCCGTGGGCACTGCTACCACAATCCTAGCCGCCCCCGCTGCCTTAGCGGCCTCTACGGCGGCTAGCATTGTGTAGCCGGTCGCTAACCCGTCGTCTATCAACACCACCTCCCTCCCCTTGAGCCTGAGCTCCCTAGACCCCCCTCTAAGCCTCCTCAACCTATCCTCTACGCTCTCGACAGCCTCCCTCAGCTTAGCCTCTACTTCCTCCTTCGTCAGCCCCGCGGCCTCGACAGCCCCCCTGTTAATCAACACCCTGCCATCCCACGCCACGGCTCCAAAGCCGGCCTCCGTAGTCCATGGGTAGAGGATCTTGCGCACTACGGCTACGTCTAGCTCTAGCCCAAGCCTCCTAGATACTTCTATGGCTACAGGCACGCCTCCTGCTGGTACTGCTAGAACTATGGCCTCTCGCCCAACTAGCTCTCTAAGCCTCTCCGCTAACTTAGCCCCTGCCTCCCCCCTATCCTCAAACACCCAGAGGCGGTTTCTAAGCGAGGGATCCTCAACTAAGAGGCCCAATAACACCACCTAGTGCGCGCTGGCCTTAGACTCAACCACGACCTCCTCCACCTCCTCGGCCTCCCTATAGACCACCTCCTCCATGCTCAGCCTCCCCTCCACTTCCTCTACCTCCGCCAAGGTAGACTTCGTCCTAGGCTTCTTAGGAGCAGCTAGGCAGCCGAGCTCAGGCTTAGCGGAGACCTCGTAGGTCCCGATACGCCTAGCTAGGCGCTCTACCTCAGGCTTATCCATCCCGGCGAGCGGCCTGATGATAGGCACGCCCGTGGCCGCTGCGCTTACTACTAGTAAGTTGCTGAGGGTTTGGCTAGCTTGCTCCGCTATTATTTCTCCGGTCACTATTGCCTTAGCCCCCTTCACCTCAGCTAGCTTACAGGCCACCTTGAACATGACGCGCTTGCAGAGTACGCACGTTAATCCCTCAGGCGCCTCCTCCTTAATCTTCTTTAAGGCCCCTCCATGCTTAGCTACGTACACCTTCACCCTCCCCCCAAGCGTCCACTCAGCTAGGACGCGGGCTAGCTCGAACACCTTGCTGAGCGTCTCAGGCCCGGTGAAAGGGTTGAGGTCGAAGTGTAGGATTAGGGGTACGCACCCCCTACGCATCGCCATCCACGTAGCCACGGGCGAGTCTAGGCCGCTGCTCATTAAGCAGACAGCCTTCCCTTGACACCCAGCGGGCAGCCCACCGGGCCCTTCGACCTCCCCAACGTATACGTAGGCGTCCCCTCCTCGAACCTCCACCCCTAGGGTTACGTCAGGCCTCTTTAGGCTAACTTTAACGCCACGGGCGCTTAGCGCCTTCACTACGGCCGACCCTGCTTCTCTAACTACGTCTAGGCTCCTGTAGGGGTGCTCCCCAACCCTCCTACACCTAACAGCAAACCTAGCCCCTGGGCTGAGCGTAAGCTCAGCCGCCTTAACGACGGCCTCGACCACTTCGCTTAGCGATGAAGAGACCCTCACGGCAGGCGAGGTTGAAGAGATGCCGAAGACCTTGGAGGCCTCCTTAAGCGCGACCTCCACGTTGTCAACGGGTACGTAGGCTCGCCCGAACACGTAGTGGACGCCTCCAACTTTAACTCCAGCTCTCCTAAGCTTCCTCAGGAGGGCGTTGAGTATCCACCTCTCGTACCTAACCCTAACCCTACTGCTCTTCACCCCGACCTCTCCACTAAACCTAGTAAGTACGAAGCCCTGCTTGCCTACCTTCTCCACCCATGACGAAGACTCCAAGCCACGCCTTCACCCTCAGGCAACTTATTAAGGATGGCGCTGACACGCTCACGCAGATTGCTTAAGGCTAGCCACGGCCTTGGCCACGGCCTCCACAATAGCTCTAGGACTCCACGCCCCGCCCAAGGCCTTCTCCATAACCCTACAGAAGGCGCACTTCTTAGCTGACGAAGCAGCTCCGCACACTTCGCACTTCTTAAGCTCAAGCTGAGCTTCACAGGCAGCCTGCTTAGCCACCCTCCTAACGAAAGACAGCTTAAAGCCGGGGCTATCTGCCTCTAAGCTTGCTAAGAAGCGCTTTGCCTTAAACTCTACCCCCCTCCTATTAACGTAAGGGCACTCTTGGTGGCTAAACGGCAGTGGCTTTGAGAGGGCGTACGCTAACGCCTCCTCCTCCTCTACCTCCATTAGCGGCCTAAGCCTACCCACAAGGCCGCCCGCTGTCTCAGTGTGCCTTACCAGCTTGCTTGCGTAAGCTTCTTCTTTAGTTAAGTAGGCCTTGACTAGGTACGCAGCTATGTCATCTAAGTTGTGACCAGTAGCTAGCCTATGCGCACCAGCCTCTAGGGCCGCTAGGTTAAGCAAGTATCGCTTAACTAAGCCACAGGTGGAGCAGATAGGCCTACCTCCACTCTTAGCTAG belongs to Candidatus Nezhaarchaeota archaeon and includes:
- a CDS encoding tRNA 2-thiocytidine biosynthesis TtcA family protein translates to MKCSLCGLKAVVRIRPARRALCPAHLEQYLISRVRGVVEGYLPPKGGLLLVAVSGGKDSAAAASLLEALSVEKGFRLGLVHIDLGIEGYSEACRLAAVELSRVLGRPLALISLEGSLGVSVVKLAKSGGRPICSTCGLVKRYLLNLAALEAGAHRLATGHNLDDIAAYLVKAYLTKEEAYASKLVRHTETAGGLVGRLRPLMEVEEEEALAYALSKPLPFSHQECPYVNRRGVEFKAKRFLASLEADSPGFKLSFVRRVAKQAACEAQLELKKCEVCGAASSAKKCAFCRVMEKALGGAWSPRAIVEAVAKAVASLKQSA
- a CDS encoding formate--phosphoribosylaminoimidazolecarboxamide ligase family protein; this encodes MIDRRLIDRVVDEYDERNLRIGVLGSHSALEVAYGAKQEGFETVVVCQRGREKTYVKHYRALFDYVILLDRFADIVQEENQERMRELNTVFVPNRSFSVYVGYLNIEEKFAVPIMGNRFMLKIEERDVPRNQYYLLEKAGIKTPKVFRSPDEIDRLVIVKVQEKRRAVERAFFFASSPEEFRRKAKERVEKGVIDQEALERGVIEEYVVGAKFNANFFWSPLTDELDLLGFDQRIQTDLDGVLDLPAQEQLELGIIAQNIEIGHVGVTMRESQLEKVFEAGERFVEVCKEEYPPGIIGLFALQGAVTKDLEFYVFDVSPRMPGCPCVGPTSPYTRYKYGAEVGPGRRVAMEVKRAAKEGRLRDIVT
- a CDS encoding formate--phosphoribosylaminoimidazolecarboxamide ligase, which encodes MITREEIAQLIAKYDLRRLAIGTIGSHSALSIFKGAKEEGFRTVCVCRERDVIVYRKFPLADELVIVDGFTELLDDEVQEKLRELNTILIPHGSFTAYLSMEELTDRLYVPMFGNRELLKWEVDREKQAEWLRRAGLRLPKIFKRPSDISGLAIVKLPGARGGRGYFLASSPEDFYRKAGEMVSRGLITEDDVERVQIQEYVLGANVYLHYFSSTMNDAVEFLGVDKRYESTVDAIGRVPAAEQLKIGLSPTYTVVGNIPLTIRESLLPEVLRMGDDVQRVAKELAPPGIIGPFCLETVITDSLEIYTFEISARIVAGMNVWIDTSPYTYLRYGEGMWAGRRIAREVRQAVEHDKLGEVVY
- the thiI gene encoding tRNA 4-thiouridine(8) synthase ThiI, with amino-acid sequence MESSSWVEKVGKQGFVLTRFSGEVGVKSSRVRVRYERWILNALLRKLRRAGVKVGGVHYVFGRAYVPVDNVEVALKEASKVFGISSTSPAVRVSSSLSEVVEAVVKAAELTLSPGARFAVRCRRVGEHPYRSLDVVREAGSAVVKALSARGVKVSLKRPDVTLGVEVRGGDAYVYVGEVEGPGGLPAGCQGKAVCLMSSGLDSPVATWMAMRRGCVPLILHFDLNPFTGPETLSKVFELARVLAEWTLGGRVKVYVAKHGGALKKIKEEAPEGLTCVLCKRVMFKVACKLAEVKGAKAIVTGEIIAEQASQTLSNLLVVSAAATGVPIIRPLAGMDKPEVERLARRIGTYEVSAKPELGCLAAPKKPRTKSTLAEVEEVEGRLSMEEVVYREAEEVEEVVVESKASAH
- a CDS encoding phosphoribosyltransferase family protein, translated to MLLGLLVEDPSLRNRLWVFEDRGEAGAKLAERLRELVGREAIVLAVPAGGVPVAIEVSRRLGLELDVAVVRKILYPWTTEAGFGAVAWDGRVLINRGAVEAAGLTKEEVEAKLREAVESVEDRLRRLRGGSRELRLKGREVVLIDDGLATGYTMLAAVEAAKAAGAARIVVAVPTASTSAIDLLLPSVDLLVALNVRGGPFYAVADAYVEWRDLGDEEVLRMLREPLRRPGLREA